One Fusobacterium sp. FSA-380-WT-3A DNA window includes the following coding sequences:
- a CDS encoding aminotransferase class I/II-fold pyridoxal phosphate-dependent enzyme, with protein sequence MEINKIEERLRKNKEEKNFRSLKIIDENRLNLSSNDYLGIGQDKNLKDKFLEEYRNEISFSSSSSRLITGNYKIIRELEEELNKIYGKKSLVMNSGFSANKTIIETFYNKDSLIITDRLNHASIYDGILASGSKIIRYKHLDVNHLENILEKYHRDYSDILVVTETVYSMDGDIAPIKEIVNLKKKYKFDLMVDEAHSYGVFGYGISYEEDLIKDIDFITIPLGKGGGSIGAYIICSDIHRDYLINFGREFIYTTALPPVNNLWNLFILKNMKNFQEKREKLEDLKNFTLNKIKQMKLKTTSTSHIISLIIGDNEKADIVCKNLREKGYIVYPIKSPTVLKGSERMRLGLNPNISKVEIEKFLEEFKNECNNLF encoded by the coding sequence ATGGAAATAAATAAGATAGAAGAGAGATTGAGAAAAAATAAAGAGGAAAAAAATTTTAGAAGTTTAAAAATTATTGATGAGAATAGATTAAATCTATCTTCAAATGATTATTTAGGAATTGGACAAGATAAAAATTTAAAAGATAAATTTTTAGAAGAATATAGGAATGAGATAAGTTTTTCTTCTAGCTCTTCAAGACTTATAACAGGAAATTATAAAATAATCAGAGAATTAGAAGAGGAATTAAATAAAATTTATGGAAAAAAATCTCTTGTTATGAATAGTGGTTTTTCAGCCAATAAAACAATAATAGAAACTTTTTATAATAAAGATTCTTTAATAATAACTGATAGATTGAATCATGCTAGTATATATGATGGAATTTTAGCCAGTGGTAGTAAAATAATTAGATATAAACATTTAGATGTAAATCATTTAGAAAACATATTAGAAAAATATCATAGAGATTATTCAGATATTTTAGTTGTGACAGAAACAGTTTATAGTATGGATGGGGATATTGCCCCTATAAAAGAGATTGTAAATTTAAAGAAAAAATATAAGTTTGATTTAATGGTTGATGAAGCCCACTCCTATGGAGTTTTTGGGTATGGAATAAGTTATGAAGAAGATTTAATAAAAGACATTGATTTTATAACAATTCCTTTAGGAAAAGGTGGAGGTTCCATAGGAGCATATATAATTTGCTCAGATATTCATAGAGATTATTTAATAAATTTTGGAAGAGAATTTATTTATACAACAGCTTTGCCTCCTGTAAATAATTTATGGAATCTTTTTATTTTAAAGAATATGAAAAATTTTCAGGAAAAAAGAGAAAAATTAGAAGATTTAAAAAATTTTACTTTAAATAAAATAAAACAGATGAAATTAAAAACAACTTCTACTTCTCACATTATAAGTTTAATAATAGGAGATAATGAAAAAGCTGATATTGTGTGTAAAAATCTTAGAGAAAAAGGTTATATAGTTTATCCAATAAAAAGTCCAACAGTTTTAAAGGGCAGTGAAAGAATGAGATTAGGATTAAATCCAAATATTTCAAAAGTTGAGATTGAAAAATTTTTAGAGGAGTTTAAAAATGAATGCAATAATCTTTTTTAA
- the bioA gene encoding adenosylmethionine--8-amino-7-oxononanoate transaminase: MLSDLQKRDLKYIFHPCSQMKDYEKFPPIVITKGEGLYVYDEFGKKYMDCVGSWWLNPLGHCNPRINKVINEQINTIEHIIFANFSHKPAIELSEELIKLVPEGLTKLFFADNGSSGVEIALKLALQSQHQRGYTKKHKLVTIKNSYHGETIGALAVGDIDFFTKKYKPLIKEAIKVQGPDCFNCPFKKNYDNCEAECFCEMEKVLTENHEEIVATIIEPIVQGAGGMKIYSPIYMKKLRELTKKLNITMIVDEIAMGFGRTGKMFASEWAQISPDIMCVGKALTAGYYPMSIVLMTEEIFQSFYSEYLEGKSFLHSHSFSGNPIGCRIALEVLKIFKEENLLEKINAKGEYLKRKALEIFKDKDYIGEIRQIGLMGALEIVKDKNTKERYNSKDRVGYEIYKIALKHGAILRPLGDTMYFMPPYIITYKEIDEMLEICKKSIEEYINSRNSDENGNK; this comes from the coding sequence ATGTTAAGTGATTTACAAAAAAGAGATTTAAAATATATTTTTCACCCTTGTTCACAAATGAAAGATTATGAGAAATTTCCTCCAATAGTTATAACTAAAGGAGAGGGACTTTATGTTTATGACGAATTTGGAAAAAAATATATGGATTGTGTGGGAAGTTGGTGGCTTAATCCTTTAGGACATTGTAATCCAAGAATAAATAAGGTAATTAATGAACAAATAAATACAATAGAACATATTATTTTTGCAAATTTTTCTCATAAACCAGCAATAGAATTATCAGAAGAACTTATAAAATTAGTTCCAGAGGGACTTACAAAATTATTTTTTGCTGATAATGGGTCTTCAGGTGTTGAGATAGCTTTAAAATTGGCCTTACAATCACAACATCAAAGAGGGTATACAAAAAAACATAAATTAGTTACTATAAAAAATTCTTATCATGGGGAAACAATAGGAGCTTTAGCAGTAGGGGATATAGATTTTTTTACAAAAAAATATAAACCACTTATAAAAGAGGCTATAAAAGTTCAAGGTCCAGATTGTTTTAATTGTCCTTTCAAGAAAAATTATGATAACTGTGAAGCTGAATGTTTTTGTGAAATGGAAAAAGTTTTAACAGAAAATCATGAGGAAATTGTAGCAACTATAATAGAACCTATAGTCCAAGGGGCTGGAGGAATGAAAATTTATTCTCCAATTTATATGAAAAAATTGAGAGAATTGACTAAAAAACTAAATATTACAATGATAGTAGATGAAATTGCTATGGGATTTGGAAGAACAGGAAAGATGTTTGCTAGTGAATGGGCTCAAATTTCCCCAGATATTATGTGTGTTGGAAAAGCTCTGACAGCAGGATATTATCCAATGTCTATAGTTTTAATGACTGAGGAAATTTTCCAATCTTTTTATTCAGAATATTTAGAGGGAAAATCTTTCTTACATTCTCATAGTTTTTCTGGAAATCCAATTGGTTGTAGAATAGCTTTAGAAGTTTTAAAAATTTTTAAAGAGGAAAACCTTTTAGAAAAAATAAATGCTAAAGGTGAATATCTAAAGAGAAAAGCTTTAGAAATTTTTAAAGATAAAGATTATATTGGAGAGATAAGACAAATTGGACTTATGGGAGCTTTAGAAATTGTAAAAGATAAAAATACAAAGGAAAGATATAATTCTAAAGATAGAGTAGGATATGAAATATATAAAATAGCTTTAAAACATGGGGCTATATTAAGACCATTAGGGGATACTATGTATTTTATGCCACCATATATAATAACTTATAAAGAAATTGATGAAATGTTAGAGATTTGTAAAAAATCTATTGAAGAATATATAAACTCAAGAAATAGTGATGAAAATGGAAATAAATAA
- the bioD gene encoding dethiobiotin synthase produces MQGFFITGVGTDVGKTYTSSLFFKELRKYIKTDYYKPIQSGCFYEGGKLTAPDLKFLSNFSGISYDSKMCSYMLIPEVSPHLASEIENKNIDMKIIYNEIERKEKETFILLVEGAGGVYVPIIRDEFYMFDFMKKINYPVILVANTKVGGINHAMLTIEFLRSKNIKIHGIVFNGYTEKDFENDNIKVVLKDSNIKNYLVIKENQNEIEKSQLFNFFNLEDNLC; encoded by the coding sequence ATGCAAGGATTTTTTATTACAGGAGTAGGGACTGATGTAGGAAAAACTTATACTTCATCATTATTTTTTAAAGAATTGAGAAAATATATAAAAACAGATTATTATAAACCAATTCAAAGTGGTTGTTTTTATGAAGGAGGGAAATTAACAGCACCAGATTTAAAATTTTTATCTAATTTTAGTGGAATCTCTTATGATTCAAAAATGTGTAGTTATATGTTAATTCCAGAAGTATCTCCACATTTAGCTAGTGAAATAGAAAATAAAAATATAGATATGAAAATAATTTATAATGAGATAGAGAGAAAAGAAAAAGAAACTTTTATTTTATTAGTAGAGGGAGCTGGTGGTGTATATGTACCAATTATAAGAGATGAATTTTATATGTTTGACTTTATGAAAAAAATTAACTATCCTGTAATTTTAGTTGCAAATACAAAAGTAGGTGGAATAAATCATGCAATGCTTACCATAGAATTTTTAAGGAGTAAAAATATAAAAATTCATGGAATAGTTTTTAATGGATATACAGAAAAAGATTTTGAAAATGACAATATAAAAGTTGTTTTAAAAGATAGTAATATTAAAAATTATTTAGTTATAAAAGAAAATCAAAATGAAATAGAAAAAAGTCAATTATTTAATTTTTTTAATTTGGAGGATAATTTATGTTAA
- a CDS encoding GNAT family N-acetyltransferase, which produces MKEVLKTFEELTGKEVYEICKLRNEIFIVEQNCPYLDLDGNDEKCLHLYFFDEMKNEIICYCRVIPKGITCVTASIGRIVANQKYRKMGYTREMLIKAIEIIEKRFGEKEITIGAQNYLRKFYSSLGFIPTSEVYDEDGIPHVTMKLKK; this is translated from the coding sequence ATGAAGGAAGTTTTAAAAACTTTTGAGGAACTTACAGGAAAAGAAGTTTATGAAATTTGTAAACTAAGAAATGAAATATTTATAGTAGAACAAAATTGTCCCTATTTAGATTTAGATGGAAATGATGAAAAATGTTTACACCTATATTTTTTTGATGAAATGAAAAATGAAATTATTTGTTATTGTAGAGTTATACCAAAAGGAATAACTTGTGTTACAGCTTCAATAGGAAGAATAGTTGCTAATCAAAAATATAGAAAAATGGGATATACAAGAGAAATGTTAATAAAAGCTATTGAAATAATAGAGAAAAGGTTTGGAGAAAAAGAAATAACTATTGGAGCTCAAAATTATTTGAGAAAATTTTATTCATCTTTGGGATTTATCCCTACATCAGAAGTTTATGATGAAGATGGAATTCCTCATGTTACCATGAAGTTAAAAAAATAA
- the rplS gene encoding 50S ribosomal protein L19: MKEKLIALVEQNYLRTDIPQFKSGDTVGVYYKVVEGNKERVQLFQGTVIRVSGSGIAKSCTVRKVVDGVGVERIIPLNSPMVDKIEVVKVGRVRRSKLYYLRGLSGKKARIKELRK, translated from the coding sequence ATGAAAGAAAAATTAATCGCTCTTGTTGAGCAAAATTATTTAAGAACTGATATCCCTCAATTTAAATCAGGAGATACAGTAGGAGTTTACTACAAAGTTGTAGAAGGAAACAAAGAAAGAGTACAATTATTCCAAGGAACTGTAATCAGAGTATCTGGTTCTGGAATTGCTAAATCATGTACAGTAAGAAAAGTAGTAGACGGAGTTGGAGTAGAAAGAATAATACCTTTAAACTCTCCAATGGTAGATAAAATAGAAGTTGTTAAAGTAGGAAGAGTAAGAAGATCTAAACTTTACTACTTAAGAGGACTTTCTGGTAAAAAAGCAAGAATTAAAGAACTTAGAAAGTAG
- a CDS encoding TAXI family TRAP transporter solute-binding subunit, with protein MSYNNKKIVIIILSLILSLIGYGKDKKPFISIGTGPIDGVFYPTGVVIAEIIKEAGYNSSAQSTAGSGENIDFLFLKKVDMAISMSDSVYQAYNGVGAYKIKGPMKNLKCITGLHPNFTQIVTLRDSGIKTFEDLKGKRIGIGIYNSGVELNARLLYEAHNMKYEDSDIVYLTPGEIIEQLKSNLLDAIFLTNTIPNEIIYNLANEVPISFVEISDEGYNNLKEKWPFFFRGIITPNDYNINKSVKTVAVQNLLLVDGNLSEDVVYEITKAFFENLDKIKETHISVKRNVSLENYSKNVEIPFHEGAIKYYKEKKLWK; from the coding sequence ATGAGTTACAATAATAAAAAAATAGTAATAATTATTTTAAGTTTAATATTAAGTTTAATAGGTTATGGAAAGGATAAGAAACCTTTTATAAGTATAGGAACAGGACCAATAGATGGAGTTTTCTACCCAACAGGAGTTGTTATTGCTGAAATTATAAAAGAGGCTGGATATAATTCTTCAGCTCAATCTACAGCTGGTTCAGGAGAAAATATAGATTTTCTATTTCTAAAAAAAGTGGATATGGCTATATCTATGTCAGATTCAGTATATCAAGCTTATAATGGAGTTGGTGCTTATAAAATAAAAGGTCCTATGAAAAATCTAAAATGTATTACAGGTTTACATCCAAATTTTACTCAGATAGTTACTCTAAGAGATTCAGGGATAAAAACTTTTGAAGATTTAAAAGGAAAAAGAATAGGAATTGGAATATATAATTCTGGTGTAGAATTAAATGCTAGATTGTTATATGAAGCTCATAATATGAAGTATGAAGATAGTGATATAGTATATTTAACTCCTGGAGAAATTATAGAACAATTAAAAAGTAATCTTTTGGATGCAATATTTTTAACAAATACTATTCCAAATGAAATAATTTATAATTTAGCCAATGAAGTTCCTATAAGTTTTGTTGAAATCAGTGATGAAGGGTATAATAATTTAAAAGAAAAATGGCCATTTTTCTTTAGAGGGATAATTACTCCAAATGATTATAATATTAATAAATCAGTAAAAACAGTTGCTGTACAAAATTTATTATTAGTTGATGGAAATTTATCTGAAGATGTTGTTTATGAAATAACAAAAGCATTTTTTGAAAATTTAGATAAAATAAAAGAAACTCATATTTCTGTAAAGAGAAATGTTTCTTTAGAAAATTATTCAAAAAATGTAGAAATACCTTTTCATGAGGGAGCTATAAAATATTATAAAGAAAAAAAATTATGGAAGTAA
- a CDS encoding sigma-54 dependent transcriptional regulator, producing MKNILIIDDEIGICSSLTFALEDKYKVYSTLNPNEGLEIIKTENINLVLLDLRIGDIDGLEVLEKIKEINKDIIVIVMTAYGSILSSVEAMKKGAYTYLTKPMNLEELYIVISKALEYQGMSEEIQYLNKELQNKYQYEGIIGKSEGMKKIFNLIEKLKDVETSVMITGESGTGKELVARAIHFSGKRKNNKFVEVNCAAIPEGLLEEEFFGHKKGTFTNAISDKIGKFQYANKGTIFLDEIGDMSLNLQSKLLRVIQEKSFIPLGANDPIEIDVRIIAATNKDLRKMVEEGTFRKDLYFRLNVIELKIPPLRERKVDLPLLFNHFINISNKEMSKDVKGMNREVEKLLLEYDYPGNVRELANIIECGVLLSQGEIIEKDALPNGFIERFTKDKKEEYVVEGKDLTNMTLKEVEKLLIEVVLKKNNGHRKKTADMLGISERGLRNKINEYELQ from the coding sequence TTGAAAAATATACTTATAATAGATGATGAAATAGGAATTTGTTCTTCTTTAACCTTTGCTTTAGAAGATAAATATAAAGTATATTCTACATTAAATCCAAATGAAGGGTTAGAAATAATAAAAACTGAAAATATAAATTTAGTTTTATTGGATTTAAGAATAGGAGATATAGATGGATTAGAAGTTTTAGAAAAGATAAAAGAGATAAATAAAGATATTATAGTAATAGTTATGACAGCTTATGGGTCTATTTTATCTTCTGTTGAAGCAATGAAAAAAGGGGCCTATACATATTTAACAAAACCAATGAATTTAGAAGAATTATATATAGTTATCAGTAAAGCTCTAGAATATCAGGGAATGAGTGAGGAGATTCAATATCTTAATAAAGAATTACAAAATAAATATCAATATGAGGGAATAATTGGAAAAAGTGAAGGGATGAAAAAAATCTTCAATTTAATTGAAAAATTAAAAGATGTAGAAACTAGTGTTATGATTACAGGAGAAAGTGGAACAGGAAAAGAGTTGGTAGCAAGGGCAATTCATTTTTCAGGAAAAAGGAAAAATAATAAATTTGTAGAGGTAAATTGTGCTGCAATTCCAGAAGGATTATTAGAAGAGGAATTTTTTGGGCATAAAAAGGGAACTTTTACAAATGCTATATCTGACAAAATTGGAAAATTTCAGTATGCTAACAAGGGGACAATTTTTTTAGATGAGATAGGAGATATGAGTCTTAATCTTCAATCAAAATTATTAAGGGTTATTCAAGAAAAAAGTTTTATTCCTTTAGGAGCCAATGACCCTATTGAAATAGATGTTAGAATTATAGCTGCTACAAATAAAGATTTGAGAAAGATGGTAGAAGAGGGAACTTTTAGAAAAGATTTATATTTCAGATTAAATGTTATAGAATTAAAAATTCCACCATTGAGAGAGAGAAAAGTTGATTTACCACTTTTATTTAATCATTTTATAAATATTTCTAATAAAGAGATGTCAAAAGATGTAAAAGGAATGAATAGAGAAGTAGAAAAACTTTTATTAGAATATGATTATCCTGGAAATGTAAGAGAGTTAGCTAATATTATAGAATGTGGAGTTTTATTATCCCAAGGAGAAATTATAGAAAAAGATGCTTTACCAAATGGTTTTATAGAGAGATTTACTAAAGATAAAAAAGAGGAATATGTTGTAGAGGGAAAAGATTTAACAAATATGACTTTGAAAGAGGTAGAGAAACTTTTAATAGAAGTGGTATTAAAGAAAAATAATGGACATAGGAAGAAAACTGCTGATATGCTTGGAATCAGTGAGAGAGGATTAAGGAATAAGATAAATGAGTATGAGTTACAATAA
- a CDS encoding transporter substrate-binding domain-containing protein, with amino-acid sequence MKKNIMIFIFFFYSIMVNAVSIEKESNQKKEQYIVAVEGKQPPLQFIENGEIKGFNIDLLNLIGEKCNIDFKFIQMDKNKSLEKLRKREVDLILGIRFEKELENKYRHTESIGDYTICIVAPKNKINKLKEGFGNSNFLVGVEKDSSEYNYLKTMKKINFNIVFDQKSLYELLKLNRADFIIGVKEIAEYMLLTDEFKNKYEIVNSYTAPVSYYIGVPYINEKLIKTLNEEIKNLKITGEYEKLFFKWNKEAELEREKEMLKKLKTISIVAGFLVLILLVISFLNLQLKKAVKERTSELRKSNEELEKKIIEIRNNNELNSIICESSPRCITILDRFRRITFMNKNAINLFCPKGDFKGKTYYNYPIIEKILGNGIFEETVFKNKAHITKEIKVLNNEKEEYYRYTLYPLLDYQKNNIGVFLTMEEFTEEKRYKDKIMRKEKDAAITTIIAGIAHEIRNPMTAIKTYIELLPIKKDNEKFREQIVTIVPKEVERVNKLIENLIDYVRPKQNLINTINIYEIINSSIILLKPTLDKNKIKLELNILDKLITKGDAGQLKQVIINLLLNAIDAIKEKREKLKLEEELKIKINGYIAENYIVLEILDEGIGMTEEELKNIFEVFYTTKSKGTGLGLSLSKQLIEKNNGQLYVESKKEKYSKFTIIFEVIN; translated from the coding sequence ATGAAGAAAAATATAATGATTTTTATTTTCTTTTTTTATTCTATTATGGTAAATGCCGTTTCTATAGAAAAAGAAAGTAATCAGAAAAAAGAACAATACATTGTAGCTGTAGAGGGAAAACAACCACCTTTACAGTTTATAGAGAATGGAGAAATTAAGGGATTTAATATAGACTTATTAAATTTGATAGGAGAAAAATGTAATATAGATTTTAAATTTATCCAAATGGATAAAAACAAATCTTTAGAAAAATTGAGAAAAAGAGAAGTGGACCTTATTTTAGGAATTAGGTTTGAAAAAGAATTGGAAAATAAGTATAGGCATACAGAAAGTATTGGGGATTATACTATTTGTATAGTTGCCCCTAAAAATAAGATAAATAAATTAAAAGAAGGATTTGGAAATTCAAATTTTTTAGTTGGAGTAGAAAAGGATTCTTCTGAATATAATTATTTGAAAACAATGAAAAAAATAAATTTTAATATTGTTTTTGACCAAAAATCTTTATATGAACTTTTAAAATTAAATAGAGCAGATTTTATAATTGGTGTTAAAGAGATAGCTGAATATATGCTTTTAACAGATGAGTTTAAAAATAAATATGAGATAGTCAATAGTTATACAGCCCCTGTAAGTTATTATATAGGAGTACCATATATAAATGAAAAACTTATAAAAACTTTGAATGAAGAGATTAAAAATTTAAAAATTACAGGAGAATATGAAAAATTATTTTTTAAATGGAATAAAGAAGCAGAACTAGAAAGAGAAAAAGAGATGCTAAAAAAATTAAAAACAATATCAATAGTAGCTGGATTTTTAGTATTAATATTATTAGTAATTTCCTTTTTAAACCTTCAATTAAAAAAAGCAGTAAAAGAAAGAACTTCAGAACTTAGAAAAAGTAATGAAGAGTTAGAGAAAAAAATTATAGAAATTAGAAATAATAATGAATTAAATAGTATAATTTGTGAAAGTAGTCCTAGATGTATAACAATTTTAGATAGATTTAGAAGAATAACTTTTATGAATAAAAATGCAATTAATTTATTTTGTCCTAAAGGAGATTTTAAAGGAAAAACTTATTATAATTATCCAATAATAGAAAAAATTTTAGGAAATGGGATTTTTGAAGAAACTGTATTTAAGAATAAAGCTCATATTACAAAAGAGATAAAAGTTTTAAATAATGAAAAAGAAGAATATTATAGATATACTTTATATCCTTTATTAGATTATCAAAAAAATAATATTGGAGTATTTTTGACAATGGAAGAGTTTACAGAAGAAAAAAGATATAAGGATAAAATAATGAGAAAAGAAAAAGATGCTGCCATAACTACTATAATAGCAGGAATAGCTCATGAAATAAGAAATCCAATGACTGCAATAAAAACCTATATAGAATTATTGCCAATAAAAAAAGATAATGAAAAATTTAGAGAACAAATAGTAACTATAGTTCCTAAAGAGGTAGAGAGAGTAAATAAATTGATAGAAAATTTAATAGATTATGTAAGACCGAAACAGAATCTAATAAATACTATAAATATATATGAGATTATAAATTCTTCAATTATTTTATTGAAACCAACTTTGGATAAAAATAAAATAAAATTAGAACTAAATATATTAGATAAACTTATAACAAAGGGTGATGCAGGACAACTAAAACAAGTTATAATAAATTTACTTTTAAACGCCATTGATGCTATTAAAGAAAAAAGAGAAAAATTAAAATTAGAAGAAGAATTAAAGATAAAAATTAATGGTTATATAGCAGAAAATTATATTGTCTTAGAAATTTTAGATGAAGGAATAGGAATGACAGAGGAAGAATTAAAAAATATTTTTGAAGTTTTTTATACAACTAAAAGTAAGGGAACAGGATTAGGTCTATCTTTATCTAAGCAACTAATAGAAAAAAATAATGGACAATTATATGTTGAAAGTAAAAAAGAAAAATATTCAAAATTTACAATTATTTTCGAGGTGATAAATTGA